One stretch of Chaetodon auriga isolate fChaAug3 chromosome 18, fChaAug3.hap1, whole genome shotgun sequence DNA includes these proteins:
- the mtmr9 gene encoding myotubularin-related protein 9, producing MEFAELIKTPRVDGVVLHRPFMPTVEGTLCLTGHHLILSSRQDNTEELWLLHSNIDSIEKRFVGSLGSIIVKCKDLRVIQLDIPGMEECLNIASSIEALSTLDSVSLMYPFFYRPMFEVIEDGWNSFLPEDAFKDLESMTDEWRLSVVNKEFSVCPSYPPLVAVPKDVDDDTLRKVATFRHGGRFPVLSYYHKKNGMVMMRAGQPLTGTNGRRCKEDEKLINATLRPGKRGYIIDTRTISVAQQAKARGGGFESEANYPQWRRIHKALERSNVLQESLIKLVEACNDQSHSMDRWLSKLEASSWQAHVKEILTTACLAAQCIDREGASVLVHGTEGTDSTLQVTSLAQIILDPACRTIRGFQGLVEREWLQAGHPFQQRCAQSAYSNSKPRQEAPVFLLFLDCVWQILRQFPCSFEFSESFLVLLFEHAYASQFGTFLGNSTAERAKLSLPEKTVSLWSWVNRPQELERLTNPLYEANSLVIWPSVAPQSLLLWEGVFLRWNRSSKCLDEAYEEMVHIIEYNKELQKKVNSLRRQLAQLETEDPLLQTP from the exons ATGGAGTTTGCAGAGCTGATAAAGACACCCAGAGTGGACGGGGTCGTCTTACATCGGCCTTTCATGCCCACTGTAGAGGGGACCCTGTGTTTGACTGGTCATCACCTGATTCTCTCCTCCAGACAGgacaacacagaggagctgtggCTGCTTCACTCAAACATTGACTCCATAGAGAAGAG ATTTGTGGGGTCTCTGGGAAGCATCATAGTCAAATGCAAAGACCTGAGAGTGATCCAGCTCGACATCCCTGGCATGGAGGAGTGTCTCAACATCGCCAGCTCTATTGAG GCTCTGTCCACACTTGATTCAGTCTCCCTGATGTACCCTTTCTTCTACCGGCCCATGTTTGAAGTCATAGAAGATGGCTGGAATTCATTTCTTCCAGAGGATGCCTTTAAAGATTTGGAGTCCATG ACAGATGAGTGGAGACTGAGTGTAGTCAACAAGGAATTCAGTGTGTGTCCATCATACCCCCCTTTGGTGGCAGTGCCCAAAGACGTCGATGATGACACACTGAGGAAAGTAGCTACCTTCCGTCACGGTGGCCGTTTCCCAGTGCTTAGCTACTACCACAAGAAGAATGGCATG GTGATGATGCGAGCAGGGCAGCCTCTGACAGGCACAAACGGGCGACGCTGTAAGGAAGACGAGAAGCTGATCAACGCCACCCTGCGGCCCGGCAAGCGTGGTTACATCATCGACACACGCACCATCAGCGTTGCCCAGCAGGCCAAAGCTCGAGGTGGGGGATTTGAATCTGAGGCGAACTACCCCCAGTGGAGGAGGATCCACAAGGCGCTCGAAAG GTCTAACGTCCTGCAGGAGAGCCTGATAAAGCTGGTAGAGGCGTGTAACGACCAGTCGCACAGTATGGACCGTTGGTTAAGCAAGCTCGAGGCTTCCAGCTGGCAGGCTCACGTCAAGGAAATCCTCACcactgcctgcctggctgcacAGTGCATCGACAG ggagggAGCGTCAGTGCTCGTCCATGGTACAGAGGGCACAGACTCCACCCTGCAGGTGACCTCTTTGGCTCAGATCATCCTTGATCCGGCCTGCAGGACCATCAGAGGCTTCCAGGGCCTGGTGGAGCGAGAGTGGCTGCAG GCGGGTCACCCGTTCCAGCAGCGCTGTGCCCAGTCAGCCTACTCCAACAGCAAGCCTCGCCAAGAGGCTCCTGTCTTCCTGCTCTTCTTGGACTGCGTGTGGCAGATCCTTCGCCAGTTTCCGTGCTCCTTTGAATTCAGCGAGAGCTTCCTGGTGCTGCTCTTCGAACATGCTTATGCTTCTCAGTTCGGTACCTTTTTGGGCAACAGTACAGCTGAGAG AGCCAAACTGTCTCTGCCGGAGAAGACTGTGTCCCTTTGGTCGTGGGTGAATCGGCCACAAGAGCTGGAGCGTCTGACCAACCCGCTCTACGAGGCCAACAGTCTCGTGATCTGGCCCTCGGTGGCTCCTCAGAGTCTGCTGCTGTGGGAAG GAGTGTTCCTCCGATGGAACCGCTCCTCCAAGTGTTTGGACGAGGCTTATGAGGAAATGGTACATATAATTGAATATAACAAGGAGCTTCAGAAGAAAGTAAACAGCCTGCGCAGACAGCTGGCCCAGCTGGAAACTGAAGATCCTCTGCTGCAGACgccatag